The following are encoded together in the Oncorhynchus masou masou isolate Uvic2021 chromosome 5, UVic_Omas_1.1, whole genome shotgun sequence genome:
- the LOC135527025 gene encoding G0/G1 switch protein 2-like, producing the protein MDTMYEIIPFAKEMLAQKPSRRMLKVYLVGSVIAFLGTVLGLVETICQPFSSGEPLDAELALLIAREQKTLEVEEERRPEEVAIVSATEQITIPKKLQRATGVQRCAGAVNRLHAA; encoded by the coding sequence ATGGACACCATGTACGAAATCATCCCCTTCGCTAAGGAAATGCTGGCGCAGAAGCCCAGTCGGCGCATGTTGAAGGTGTACTTGGTGGGCTCCGTGATTGCCTTCTTGGGAACGGTTCTGGGCCTGGTGGAAACAATCTGCCAGCCCTTCTCCTCTGGGGAGCCGCTGGACGCCGAGCTGGCTCTGCTGATAGCCCGGGAGCAGAAGAcactggaggtggaggaggaaaggagaccGGAGGAGGTAGCAATAGTTTCAGCCACCGAGCAGATCACCATTCCCAAGAAGCTGCAACGGGCTACGGGGGTTCAGAGATGCGCTGGTGCTGTCAACCGACTGCACGCCGCGTAA